Proteins found in one Trichocoleus desertorum ATA4-8-CV12 genomic segment:
- a CDS encoding nuclear transport factor 2 family protein yields the protein MSTEEIGALLTVYFDNMAAMNAEGWLGIFSEDAIIYDPVGAPPKHIHHDAQQFFKVLANFFEKIELSKDNIFFVKDGAAVKWTMQVAAKNGRNVTSEGISVFEINDTGKIQKVSSYWDEAAMMMKLKN from the coding sequence ATGTCAACAGAAGAGATTGGAGCGTTGCTGACTGTCTACTTTGATAACATGGCGGCGATGAATGCAGAAGGTTGGTTAGGGATTTTTTCAGAAGATGCCATCATCTATGACCCTGTTGGCGCTCCCCCAAAGCATATACATCATGATGCTCAGCAGTTCTTTAAGGTGTTGGCTAACTTTTTTGAAAAGATAGAACTGTCAAAAGACAACATTTTCTTTGTGAAAGATGGGGCAGCGGTCAAATGGACAATGCAGGTCGCTGCAAAAAACGGTCGCAATGTTACAAGTGAGGGAATTAGTGTCTTTGAAATTAATGATACCGGCAAGATTCAAAAGGTATCATCTTACTGGGATGAAGCAGCAATGATGATGAAACTGAAGAACTGA
- a CDS encoding amidase: MGAVYLEAKVLLTIAHKIAVGVATPAAFLTLLPGIANAATFRLQEATVTSINEAFDAGVIDAEQLVQLYLNRIAAYDDQGPALNSLITVNPKALTEAAALDLERQTTGARSPLHGIPVILKDNYNTFDLPTTAGATVFKDFIPEQDAFQVQKLREAGAIILAKANLSEFAFSGGSSESSLGGITRNAYDPLRTPAGSSGGTATAIAANFGVIGFGTDTGGSIRNPASVSNLVGLRPTIGLSSRSGIVPLALSQDVGGPMTRTVTDLAFALDATVGFDPQDPITATSIGKIPDTYTSFLNLNGLQGARIGVVRSLFGLDADPEAAKVNQVINQSIADLKLLGAEVVDDVTIPNLDTILSYPSLSAFEFKFNLNDYLAANPNAPVQSLTEIIESGGFLPSNLNTLITRNSVEPLETNARYQEIIRDRPKLTQQSLLQALNLLDSDSSNNLDALIYPTNTRPPGLISPPSNLGSNSRLSPFSGFPALTVPAGFTSGNLPIGLEFLGPAFSESTLLRLSYAYEQGTLNRRPSSIVPPLEGETIPEPGQTVGLAAIGLLLIGGRLKQRHGNQTKLKTL, from the coding sequence TTGGGTGCTGTTTACCTGGAGGCTAAAGTTTTGTTGACGATCGCCCATAAAATTGCTGTAGGAGTTGCAACCCCAGCCGCGTTTTTAACGCTGTTGCCCGGAATTGCCAACGCTGCAACATTCCGCTTACAAGAAGCAACTGTTACCAGTATCAACGAGGCATTCGACGCTGGGGTGATTGATGCTGAACAACTGGTGCAGCTTTACCTCAATCGGATTGCTGCTTATGATGATCAAGGACCTGCACTCAACTCTCTCATTACCGTCAATCCAAAGGCTCTAACAGAAGCGGCGGCGTTAGATTTAGAGAGACAAACAACAGGAGCCAGAAGCCCGCTCCACGGCATTCCGGTCATCCTCAAAGACAACTACAACACATTTGACCTTCCTACCACAGCGGGTGCAACAGTCTTTAAGGACTTTATTCCTGAGCAAGACGCTTTTCAGGTGCAAAAGCTACGCGAGGCTGGTGCAATTATTCTGGCAAAAGCTAATCTGTCAGAATTTGCATTTTCGGGAGGCTCCTCTGAAAGTTCTTTAGGCGGCATCACACGCAATGCTTATGACCCGCTAAGAACGCCTGCGGGTTCGAGTGGTGGAACGGCAACGGCGATCGCGGCCAACTTTGGGGTGATTGGCTTTGGTACAGACACAGGCGGCTCCATTCGCAACCCAGCATCTGTAAGTAATCTAGTTGGGCTTAGACCCACCATTGGTCTTTCCAGTCGCTCTGGCATTGTTCCCCTGGCACTCTCTCAGGATGTCGGCGGTCCAATGACACGCACTGTCACGGATCTAGCGTTTGCTTTAGATGCCACAGTCGGTTTTGATCCTCAAGATCCGATCACGGCTACCAGTATTGGCAAAATCCCTGATACTTACACCAGCTTCCTGAACTTAAATGGGCTGCAAGGCGCAAGGATTGGGGTGGTGCGATCGCTGTTTGGGTTAGATGCTGACCCAGAAGCCGCAAAGGTCAATCAGGTGATCAATCAGTCAATTGCTGACCTGAAGCTGTTGGGTGCAGAGGTCGTGGATGATGTCACCATTCCCAATCTGGACACCATTCTTTCTTATCCCAGTTTGAGTGCATTTGAATTCAAGTTCAACTTGAATGACTATTTAGCTGCAAACCCCAATGCTCCTGTGCAATCTCTTACTGAAATTATTGAGAGTGGCGGCTTTTTGCCTTCTAACTTGAATACGTTGATCACCAGAAACAGCGTAGAACCTCTTGAGACAAACGCCAGATATCAAGAGATTATCCGCGATCGCCCCAAACTGACCCAGCAAAGCCTTCTTCAGGCTCTCAACTTGTTGGATTCAGACTCATCGAACAATCTGGATGCGCTGATCTATCCCACTAACACGAGACCCCCCGGACTCATTTCGCCGCCTTCTAATCTAGGATCAAATAGTCGTCTTAGCCCCTTCTCTGGCTTCCCAGCCCTGACAGTTCCTGCCGGATTTACATCTGGCAATCTCCCCATTGGTCTAGAATTTTTGGGACCAGCCTTCAGCGAATCAACCCTGCTGCGACTCAGCTATGCTTATGAGCAGGGAACCCTGAATCGTCGCCCTTCCTCCATTGTGCCACCGCTTGAGGGCGAGACAATTCCTGAGCCCGGTCAAACCGTAGGCTTAGCAGCGATCGGGTTGTTGCTCATAGGAGGCAGACTGAAACAGCGACATGGCAACCAAACTAAGCTTAAGACTTTGTGA
- a CDS encoding amidase, whose amino-acid sequence MQNSITKAIASLAMQTAMVSVFPSAAQAFSFTLQEATIPEINQAFDADKLTSEKLVQLYLNRIEAYDINGPGLNTFIKINPNALATAAVLDIERDLSGPRSPLHGIPVLLKDNIDTFDLPTTAGSVALEGSIAPDDAFLTQQLRDAGAIILGKARLTEFANFLTNGMPAGYSSLNGYTFNPYNPIPLPDGDGRAILSPGGSSAGAAAAVAANLVPVSVGTETSGSILSPGNQNSVVGIKPTVGLISRDGVIPIAASQDTAGPFGRTVTDAAILLGTLTGVDPSDPATLTSEGKFYNDYTSFLDAGALKGARIGVPKDLYWDFLNEEQRAIAFSAIAAMESLGAEIIEAEIPTARELSRFSSSVLTYEFKRDLNAYLASLGPDAPVKTLADVIAFNEANADIALKYGQTRALASEAIDLSLGSDDTAKYLSDRATDLLLSKEKGLDAFIDTYNLDTVFFPGTTGASIGAKAGYPSIIVPAGYQSNLAPYGITFLGKAYTEPELIGFAYAFEQATLVRRPPSSTPALQGETIPEPGTVVALVIFGVTAVGLKRRQSQTRI is encoded by the coding sequence ATGCAAAATTCAATCACGAAGGCGATCGCCTCTTTAGCAATGCAGACGGCGATGGTGAGCGTTTTTCCATCTGCCGCCCAGGCATTTTCTTTTACCCTTCAGGAAGCAACAATTCCTGAAATTAACCAGGCGTTTGATGCTGACAAGTTAACTTCTGAAAAATTGGTGCAGCTTTACCTGAACCGCATTGAAGCTTATGACATCAATGGTCCCGGACTAAACACATTCATTAAAATTAATCCCAATGCGTTAGCAACCGCTGCTGTCCTGGATATTGAACGAGATTTGTCTGGGCCGCGCAGCCCGCTACATGGTATCCCGGTGCTGTTGAAGGACAACATTGATACTTTTGATTTACCGACAACGGCAGGTTCGGTGGCTCTGGAAGGGTCAATTGCTCCAGATGATGCCTTTTTGACTCAGCAACTCCGGGATGCGGGCGCAATCATTTTGGGCAAAGCTAGGCTGACTGAGTTCGCCAATTTCTTGACCAATGGGATGCCTGCGGGCTACAGCTCTCTCAACGGCTATACGTTTAACCCCTACAATCCAATTCCTTTGCCCGATGGAGATGGCAGAGCGATCCTGTCTCCGGGGGGCTCTAGCGCTGGCGCAGCCGCAGCCGTGGCTGCAAACTTGGTCCCGGTATCTGTGGGAACGGAAACCTCTGGCTCTATTCTTAGCCCTGGCAACCAAAACTCAGTGGTTGGAATTAAGCCAACGGTGGGTTTAATTAGCCGTGATGGTGTGATTCCGATCGCCGCCAGTCAAGATACGGCAGGACCCTTTGGGCGAACTGTTACAGATGCTGCGATTCTTCTAGGCACACTTACGGGAGTTGATCCAAGCGATCCGGCTACGCTCACTAGTGAGGGTAAGTTTTACAACGACTACACATCTTTTCTGGATGCAGGCGCACTCAAAGGCGCAAGAATTGGGGTGCCCAAAGATTTATATTGGGATTTTCTGAATGAAGAACAACGGGCGATCGCCTTCTCTGCGATCGCGGCAATGGAAAGCCTGGGAGCCGAAATTATCGAGGCAGAAATTCCGACGGCACGAGAACTCTCCAGATTTAGCTCATCCGTGCTGACTTACGAATTTAAACGTGACCTCAATGCCTACCTCGCCAGCCTGGGTCCGGATGCTCCAGTTAAAACCCTGGCAGACGTAATTGCTTTCAACGAAGCAAACGCGGACATTGCACTCAAATATGGACAAACCCGGGCTCTGGCATCCGAGGCAATTGATCTCTCTCTAGGCAGTGATGATACTGCTAAATATCTTTCTGATCGGGCTACGGATCTGTTGCTGTCCAAAGAGAAAGGACTCGATGCTTTTATTGACACCTACAACTTAGACACTGTGTTCTTCCCCGGTACAACGGGAGCCTCGATTGGTGCGAAAGCGGGTTATCCCAGTATCATCGTCCCAGCAGGGTACCAGTCTAATCTCGCGCCCTACGGCATCACTTTTTTGGGTAAGGCCTATACAGAACCTGAACTGATAGGATTTGCCTATGCGTTTGAACAAGCAACTTTAGTCCGCCGTCCCCCTAGCAGTACCCCCGCTCTCCAAGGGGAAACGATTCCAGAACCGGGTACTGTGGTTGCGCTAGTGATATTCGGCGTCACGGCAGTAGGGCTAAAGCGAAGACAGAGCCAAACTAGGATTTAG
- a CDS encoding amidase — protein sequence MFTLARRTAVYLAAPATLIAFVPSIAEAAVFTLEEATIADINQAFNTGILTSESLVQLYLNRIAAYDDAGPTINSVLTINPNVLETAIQLDLERQISGPRSPLHGIPILLKDNHDTFDLPTTGGSAALIGSIPPDDAFVVQKFREAGAIILGKTEMDEYAISGSGYSSIGGATVNPYNFLRTSAGSSGGTGAAIAANFAVLGMGSDTGGSIRTPCSFQGLACIRPTRGLVSLDGIIPFVLSRDMIGPMARTVTDAAFALGTIVEFDPNNPSFITPIAAPEVELDKFFTDYTQFLNSGALEGARIGVVRNYLGLENGVDPEITQLTEEALEIMLSLGATTVDVSFERSFLSTLNGLYGTAIPVEQKVYLEDYLSTLGSEYPKTIDDLIAVLESPEVAESETPSIILNTLRRSAASEGFSDPNYINVADVLTPFVRNTLLDTLDSMNLDTFLFPTVNSFARPLFGTTDPTFISYPGAPPARQAEFASSVGFPDITVPGGFSSTGLPMTLSFTGRPYSESKLLGLAYAFEQATQFRRPSPLLPPLPGEVIDQEPIPEPIPEPGMIPAFLAFGASAFAVKQMKRKRKADYKAFLAQTSMESCKLVNASTAVSSARS from the coding sequence TTGTTTACATTGGCTAGACGCACTGCTGTGTACTTGGCAGCTCCAGCTACACTTATTGCATTTGTTCCCAGTATTGCTGAAGCAGCAGTTTTTACGCTGGAAGAGGCAACCATTGCCGACATTAATCAAGCCTTTAATACAGGAATACTGACCTCTGAGAGCTTAGTGCAGCTTTATCTGAATCGGATTGCTGCCTACGATGATGCAGGCCCCACCATCAATTCGGTTCTGACTATTAATCCTAATGTTTTAGAGACTGCCATACAGCTCGATCTGGAACGCCAGATCTCTGGACCTCGTAGTCCACTTCATGGCATCCCTATTTTGCTCAAGGATAACCATGATACGTTTGATCTGCCAACGACAGGTGGATCAGCTGCGCTGATCGGCTCCATCCCTCCAGATGATGCCTTTGTCGTCCAAAAATTTCGTGAGGCAGGCGCGATTATTTTGGGCAAGACTGAAATGGATGAGTATGCGATCTCTGGATCGGGCTATAGCTCTATTGGCGGAGCTACGGTTAACCCTTATAATTTCTTGCGCACTTCCGCTGGTTCAAGTGGAGGTACGGGTGCGGCAATTGCCGCTAACTTTGCAGTGCTTGGCATGGGTAGCGATACGGGCGGGTCGATTCGGACACCTTGCTCATTTCAAGGTTTAGCTTGTATTAGACCAACGCGGGGTCTTGTCAGTTTGGATGGCATCATTCCCTTCGTATTATCTAGAGACATGATTGGTCCTATGGCACGGACTGTGACGGACGCAGCATTTGCTTTGGGTACAATTGTAGAGTTTGACCCCAACAACCCAAGTTTCATCACGCCAATTGCAGCGCCCGAGGTTGAACTGGACAAGTTCTTTACCGATTACACGCAGTTTCTCAACTCTGGTGCCCTAGAAGGCGCACGAATCGGTGTGGTTCGCAATTATTTAGGGCTGGAAAACGGAGTTGATCCAGAGATTACTCAACTAACTGAGGAAGCGCTGGAAATTATGCTGAGTCTCGGCGCTACCACGGTTGATGTCTCCTTTGAAAGAAGCTTCTTATCTACCCTGAATGGTCTGTATGGCACTGCTATTCCGGTTGAGCAAAAAGTGTATTTGGAGGATTATCTATCAACGCTGGGTTCTGAGTACCCGAAAACGATTGATGACCTGATTGCCGTTTTAGAATCTCCGGAAGTAGCAGAGTCTGAAACACCCTCGATTATTCTCAATACTTTGAGGAGATCAGCAGCAAGTGAAGGCTTTTCTGATCCTAACTACATCAATGTTGCTGATGTTCTGACTCCTTTTGTCAGGAACACACTGTTGGATACGTTAGATTCGATGAATCTAGATACCTTTCTTTTTCCAACCGTAAATTCTTTTGCTCGTCCACTGTTTGGAACGACAGATCCGACCTTTATTAGTTATCCAGGTGCCCCTCCAGCACGTCAGGCAGAATTTGCCAGCTCGGTTGGATTTCCAGACATTACCGTTCCTGGTGGTTTTAGCTCAACTGGACTGCCGATGACACTTTCGTTTACCGGACGCCCGTACAGTGAGTCAAAGCTGTTGGGGTTGGCCTATGCCTTCGAGCAGGCAACTCAATTCCGCCGTCCGTCTCCCTTACTGCCACCTCTGCCAGGAGAAGTCATTGATCAGGAACCTATCCCTGAACCTATTCCTGAGCCTGGTATGATTCCAGCGTTTCTGGCCTTCGGCGCGAGTGCCTTTGCAGTCAAGCAAATGAAGCGCAAGCGTAAAGCTGACTACAAAGCTTTCTTGGCACAGACCTCGATGGAATCCTGTAAGCTCGTGAATGCTTCTACGGCGGTTAGTTCTGCCCGAAGCTGA
- a CDS encoding epoxide hydrolase 1, giving the protein MIKLKRAYYPTKARTVGAFFLSRFLVALLVATVFLAPLNRVLAQQPAQTGAQAQVVIEAIATQDNTLRPFSNETAITQLETAQSTGTTAIRPFQVHVPQEAIDDLRQRIAATRWPDQETVTDQSQGLQLATMKDLVRYWGTEYDWRKAEAKLNALPQFVTNIDGLDIHFIHVRSKHPNALPLIITHGWPGSVVEQLKVIGPLTDPTAYGGQPEDAFDLVIPSIPGYGFSDKPTDTGWDPDRIARAWTELMKRLGYTRYVAQGGDWGSPISTAMAHRAPAGLLGIHLNLPATIPPDIAPVLASGGSAPAGLSQKERAAFDSLNLFNKQDRAYAVMMGTRPQTVGYGLTDSPVGLAAWLLGHPGFAHWTSSDAKKSPTKDEVLDDITLYWLTNSAVSSARLYWENGSTSLLNAIAQKTNEISLPVAITVFPGEIYPAPETWVRRAYRNLIYFHEADKGGHFAAWEESQLFSEEIRAAFRSLR; this is encoded by the coding sequence ATGATCAAACTGAAAAGAGCATATTACCCAACCAAAGCCCGCACGGTAGGTGCTTTCTTCCTCTCACGATTTCTCGTTGCGCTCTTGGTAGCAACGGTGTTTCTAGCACCGCTCAACCGCGTGCTGGCGCAGCAACCCGCCCAGACTGGCGCACAAGCCCAGGTTGTAATCGAGGCGATCGCGACCCAAGACAACACACTCCGTCCCTTTAGCAATGAGACTGCCATAACCCAACTTGAAACCGCGCAGTCCACTGGCACAACTGCAATTCGCCCCTTTCAAGTTCATGTTCCGCAAGAGGCGATCGACGATCTCCGCCAACGCATCGCCGCAACTCGCTGGCCTGACCAAGAGACGGTCACCGACCAGTCACAGGGTTTGCAACTGGCGACAATGAAGGATCTCGTCCGTTACTGGGGAACAGAGTACGACTGGCGGAAAGCCGAGGCGAAGCTAAATGCCTTACCGCAGTTCGTCACGAACATCGACGGATTAGATATTCACTTTATCCACGTCCGCTCCAAACATCCGAACGCTTTGCCGTTGATCATCACGCACGGATGGCCCGGATCGGTCGTTGAACAGCTGAAAGTCATCGGCCCGCTGACTGACCCCACTGCCTACGGAGGACAACCAGAGGATGCCTTTGACCTAGTCATTCCGTCGATTCCTGGCTATGGCTTCTCCGACAAGCCAACCGACACTGGTTGGGACCCCGATCGCATCGCGCGAGCTTGGACGGAGCTGATGAAGCGCCTCGGGTATACCCGCTACGTTGCCCAGGGTGGTGACTGGGGGTCTCCTATCTCCACCGCGATGGCGCACCGAGCACCCGCAGGATTACTCGGCATCCACCTCAACTTGCCAGCAACGATTCCGCCCGATATAGCCCCAGTGCTCGCCAGTGGCGGTTCTGCACCAGCAGGGCTTTCCCAGAAGGAACGGGCAGCGTTCGATTCACTCAACCTGTTCAATAAACAGGACCGAGCCTACGCTGTGATGATGGGCACGCGACCGCAGACGGTCGGATACGGACTGACAGACTCGCCGGTCGGTCTTGCAGCGTGGCTTTTAGGGCATCCAGGTTTTGCACACTGGACAAGCAGCGATGCCAAAAAGTCCCCGACAAAAGATGAGGTGCTGGATGACATCACGCTGTACTGGCTAACAAACAGCGCAGTCTCATCAGCTCGGCTGTACTGGGAGAATGGCAGCACCAGCCTTTTAAACGCGATCGCGCAGAAGACTAATGAGATTTCGCTCCCGGTGGCCATCACGGTATTTCCGGGAGAGATCTATCCAGCACCAGAGACGTGGGTCCGGCGTGCCTATCGCAACCTGATCTACTTCCACGAGGCGGATAAAGGCGGTCACTTCGCCGCGTGGGAGGAGTCACAGCTCTTCTCTGAGGAGATCCGCGCCGCGTTCAGGTCACTGCGTTAG
- a CDS encoding alpha/beta hydrolase, whose translation MSEKINRQRRRFLGTAAMTIATTQLGIFGSAIAQSSQTKPAALPRMKSGTNTSFGSLKQIEAGVLNVGYAEVGSANGRPVILLHGWPYDIHSYVDVAPLLASAGYRAIVPYLRGYGTTRFLSSETPRNGQQSALAVDIIALMDALKIDQAIIGGFDWGARTANIIAALWPERCKALVSVSGYLIGNPEVNQMPLLPQAELEWWYQFYFATERGRAGYEKYRHDFNKLIWKLASPQWHFDDATFDRSAESFDNPDHVSIVIHNYRWRLSLAEGEPQYDELEKRLATFPAIAVPTITLEGDANGAPHPDANSYARKFSGRYSHRVINGGVGHNPPQEAPREFANAIVEVDGY comes from the coding sequence ATGTCTGAAAAAATCAACCGCCAGCGCCGTCGCTTTTTGGGTACTGCGGCTATGACCATTGCGACTACACAGCTAGGCATCTTCGGTTCTGCGATCGCCCAATCGAGCCAAACAAAACCAGCAGCTCTGCCCAGGATGAAGTCAGGGACAAACACATCATTTGGCTCACTCAAGCAGATCGAGGCTGGTGTCCTGAATGTTGGATACGCTGAGGTTGGTTCTGCGAATGGTCGTCCAGTCATCCTCCTGCATGGATGGCCCTACGACATTCACAGCTATGTTGATGTCGCCCCATTGTTGGCGTCGGCGGGATATCGGGCGATCGTCCCGTATCTACGCGGCTATGGTACGACGCGCTTTCTTTCAAGCGAGACGCCTCGGAATGGGCAGCAGTCAGCACTTGCGGTCGATATCATCGCTTTGATGGATGCGCTCAAGATCGATCAGGCGATCATCGGCGGGTTTGATTGGGGAGCGCGCACCGCCAACATCATCGCGGCGCTTTGGCCCGAACGCTGCAAGGCTCTCGTCTCCGTTAGTGGTTATTTGATCGGCAACCCTGAAGTCAACCAGATGCCACTGCTTCCGCAAGCTGAACTCGAATGGTGGTATCAATTTTATTTCGCGACGGAGCGGGGCCGCGCGGGCTACGAAAAATACCGACATGACTTTAACAAGCTCATCTGGAAGCTTGCTTCGCCACAATGGCACTTCGATGACGCGACATTCGATCGCAGCGCCGAGTCTTTCGACAATCCAGATCATGTCAGCATCGTCATCCACAACTACCGCTGGCGGCTCAGTCTGGCCGAAGGTGAGCCGCAGTACGATGAGCTTGAGAAGCGCCTCGCCACATTTCCTGCGATCGCCGTGCCCACCATCACCCTTGAAGGTGACGCCAACGGTGCGCCGCACCCGGATGCCAATTCCTATGCCAGGAAATTCTCGGGCAGATACTCACACCGGGTTATCAATGGCGGAGTTGGGCACAACCCACCGCAAGAAGCGCCGCGAGAGTTTGCAAATGCGATCGTCGAAGTTGACGGTTACTGA
- a CDS encoding FAD-dependent oxidoreductase, producing METADVIVIGSGQGGVPLAADFAKAGKNVVLFERDALGGSCINYGCTPSKAFLAAAHAAGRARQAAKLGIHAQVEVDFPAVMERVRGIRSQFNQGTQRRLDSSGVRVICAEAAFTGERTVSGGGVTVQAPIVVINTGTSSAIPDFPGLAGTPYLTNRNFFELQQMPPRLLVVGGGYIALELGQGMARLGSQTELIVWGDRLLAQEESDVSAVLLDALKQDGIGVHFNTTVKQVAYTDGVFTLTLSNGEGLDGEALLIATGRKPNTGALNTAATGVELDAQGFIKVDDQFQTTCSGIYAIGDVAKQPAFTHVSWEDYRRLKAILCGEHRTRNDRVLGYAVYTEPQLGRVGMTLEQAQKQGIAACEVTLPMAHIARSIEWGHDLGFYRMVIDTQTNLILGATLVGYEVAELVHVFLSLMEAKATWQVLEQSVHIHPTYGEALPSLARLLIGEDMPTCPNM from the coding sequence ATGGAAACAGCAGATGTGATTGTGATTGGCAGTGGTCAGGGTGGAGTTCCCCTCGCGGCTGACTTTGCCAAAGCAGGAAAGAACGTGGTTTTATTTGAGCGCGATGCCTTGGGCGGCAGTTGCATCAACTATGGCTGTACGCCTTCCAAAGCCTTTCTAGCCGCTGCCCATGCCGCAGGTCGGGCTCGACAAGCTGCAAAGCTCGGCATCCACGCACAGGTTGAAGTCGATTTTCCGGCGGTGATGGAGCGGGTACGTGGCATTCGCAGCCAGTTTAACCAGGGCACTCAACGGCGATTAGATAGTTCCGGGGTTCGAGTCATCTGCGCTGAAGCTGCGTTCACCGGAGAGCGAACGGTCAGCGGCGGCGGTGTGACGGTGCAGGCTCCAATCGTGGTTATCAACACCGGGACATCCTCTGCCATTCCTGACTTTCCTGGTTTAGCGGGAACGCCTTATCTCACCAACCGAAATTTCTTTGAGTTGCAGCAGATGCCGCCCCGGTTGCTCGTAGTCGGCGGTGGCTATATTGCCCTGGAGTTAGGGCAGGGAATGGCGCGATTAGGAAGTCAGACCGAATTGATTGTATGGGGCGATCGCCTGCTAGCTCAAGAGGAATCTGATGTCAGTGCTGTGCTGTTGGATGCCTTGAAGCAAGACGGAATTGGGGTGCATTTCAACACGACGGTCAAGCAAGTTGCTTATACCGATGGTGTGTTTACCCTAACGCTGAGTAATGGTGAAGGACTCGATGGGGAAGCATTGCTGATTGCGACTGGACGCAAGCCCAATACTGGGGCATTAAATACTGCGGCAACAGGGGTTGAATTAGATGCCCAAGGTTTTATTAAAGTTGACGATCAGTTTCAGACGACTTGCTCTGGAATCTATGCGATCGGAGACGTTGCCAAACAGCCTGCGTTTACCCATGTTTCTTGGGAAGACTATCGTCGCTTGAAAGCTATTCTGTGTGGTGAACACCGGACACGCAACGATCGCGTGTTAGGCTATGCCGTCTATACAGAGCCGCAACTGGGACGAGTGGGGATGACATTAGAGCAGGCTCAGAAACAGGGCATTGCTGCCTGCGAAGTCACCCTGCCAATGGCTCATATCGCTCGCAGCATTGAGTGGGGACACGATCTAGGGTTTTACCGCATGGTCATCGACACTCAGACAAATTTGATTTTAGGCGCAACGCTAGTGGGATACGAAGTGGCTGAACTCGTGCATGTCTTTTTGTCACTCATGGAAGCTAAAGCAACATGGCAGGTACTCGAACAATCAGTTCACATTCACCCAACCTATGGTGAAGCATTGCCCAGTCTGGCAAGACTGCTGATTGGAGAGGATATGCCAACCTGTCCCAATATGTAG
- a CDS encoding SDR family NAD(P)-dependent oxidoreductase produces MTINSTHDSPILVTGAAGDIGAIGRNLTAMLLDKGHKVRALVRREDERAEALRQLGAEVVQGDLTDLTSMHRAIAGVKRVYFGMSVSAAYLEATVNTAAVAKHHGVEAFVNISQMTVTQMSITETTDSPQHKLHWLAEQALAWSGLPVITVRPTVFLEGFFLRLAAASVRDNDELALPLGNSKTSPISAVDVARALSVILDDPGPHIGHIYNLTGFESADLDHYARVLSEALGRTIRYRDVPLSGWTDQLREFGVPTHLAHHLAVMAELHAQGRYDRMTDDLFQLTGKMPTSMYDFVKLHAAEFTPSESKLS; encoded by the coding sequence ATGACGATAAACTCCACCCATGACAGCCCCATCCTCGTCACCGGAGCCGCCGGAGATATCGGTGCGATCGGTCGCAACCTCACCGCCATGCTGCTCGACAAGGGGCACAAGGTGCGCGCCTTGGTCCGGCGGGAGGATGAACGCGCTGAAGCTCTGCGCCAGCTTGGGGCCGAGGTTGTGCAGGGTGACCTGACCGACCTTACCTCAATGCACCGGGCGATCGCAGGGGTTAAGCGCGTCTATTTCGGCATGTCGGTCTCGGCGGCGTATCTCGAAGCCACGGTCAACACTGCTGCGGTGGCAAAGCACCACGGGGTCGAAGCTTTCGTGAATATATCGCAGATGACAGTAACGCAGATGAGCATTACCGAGACCACGGATAGCCCACAGCACAAGCTGCACTGGCTGGCGGAACAGGCATTGGCATGGTCGGGGTTGCCAGTTATCACGGTACGACCGACGGTCTTCCTGGAAGGCTTCTTCCTGCGTCTCGCCGCTGCTAGCGTCCGGGATAACGACGAACTGGCTCTGCCGCTGGGTAATAGCAAGACCTCGCCGATCTCGGCGGTTGATGTAGCGCGCGCCCTTTCCGTGATCCTCGACGATCCTGGCCCACACATTGGCCATATTTACAATCTGACCGGATTTGAGTCAGCCGATCTGGACCACTACGCCCGTGTCTTGTCCGAAGCCCTCGGTCGAACAATCCGCTATCGTGATGTGCCGCTCTCCGGGTGGACTGATCAGCTGCGTGAGTTTGGGGTGCCAACGCACCTAGCCCACCACCTCGCGGTGATGGCCGAGCTTCACGCGCAGGGGCGGTATGACCGCATGACGGATGACCTGTTCCAGCTCACGGGCAAGATGCCGACGAGTATGTACGACTTCGTGAAATTGCACGCTGCTGAATTCACGCCGAGTGAAAGCAAGTTGAGTTAA